The nucleotide window GGCCGGGCTATAAAAGGCTCCGCCCCGCGCAGCGCGCTCCAGCCTCACCTGGACGCGCAGGGAGCGGGCTCGCTATCGGTACCGGCACCCGCCGCGCATCGCATCCACCGCACGTCGCGCCGTACCGCGCCGCAGGTACGGGCTGCGCCGCGGAGAGGGGCCCCGCGCGGCGCTGCTGCGAGGAGGGACGCGCCGAGGCGCCCCggggcgggggctgcgggcgcggcgggtcccggggggccgtgGCTGCCTGCGGCGGGGAGGGCTCCCCGGCGTGTGCGGGCACCGGGGGCCGCCCCGCACGGCTGCCCGGGCCCGGCGAGCGGTGCGgtgcccggggcggcggcgcgcccCGCCCTGCGCTATTGTCcgcggcgggggccgggggggggggccggggccgccttTGTCTTCCCGTCCCCATCCCTCGGCTGACTGCGGCGGGGGTCTCGCAGGCAAAATGTGCGACAAACCGGACCTCTCGGAGGTGGAGAAATTCGACAAGAAGAAGCTGAAGAAAACTAACACGGAGGAGAAGAACACGCTGCCCTCCAAGGAGAGTGagtgcggggccggggctggcggATGGGAGGCACGGCCGGCGGAGCAGTGCCCTCGGGGGCCGCTCTCCTGCCCAGGCATCGGGGGAGAGGGGCGGTTTGGGGCGGCAGGGCTCCGGCCTGGGGAAAGCCACGGGCAGAGCTGTGGGCAGCCCGGGGCAGCGGCCCGGGGCACTCGGAGAGGGCTGTTGCACCAGACTGATCCCTCAGGGCATCACTTTCCTGCGGACAGACGCAGACAGGTGCCCGACTTGCTGCCACGCACACGTGTGGCTTGTCATCTTCTAACTTGACTGTTAAACCACCCCACTTGAGATCAAACCACAAAACTGGCCACCAGGGCCTGAGTGAATCCTCTGAAACCTCCAGTGTGTGCttgcacaaaagaaaaaagcactAGAGACTAATGGGGCCTCTATTCTCTTGCAGCTATTGAGCAGGAGAAGGAATGTGTGAAGTCCTCCTAGAGAGAGATTACCTGGCAGGAAGAGCGACTATtcaattattttgctttgaaatgaatcatgtgggtttttttaaatttacatcaCGTACATGTATAGAAAACAGCTGTATCACCTAACACACTGTCCCACTTTGCTGGCAGCTTTGGTTGGGTGGGGGGACAAAGCATGGTCCTCTCAGTCCATCAGTGACCTGACTTGATGACATCTCTGCTGCTTCAGCTGCCTCCTGTGACAGCACTGATCTTGCTCTGATGTAGTGGGGAGGCGAGCAAAGGCTGTGGAGGCTTCTGGGAATGGACCCCTTCTGCCTGGAGAAGTGGGGAACCTTTCTGGCCTCACTTTTGGCCTGGGTCTGTCTTGCATATTCTTCACTGACAGTGTTCTGTAGCCTCACTCACGGTTTTTTGTCttccttggggaaaaaatgagaagtttattataaaataaaaagttgtaATGATCTACCTATGGCTTGTGGCTTCTTCCCTGACAACGGTTCTGGACTGTAGCTTGGCTTGCCCTGGAGGGTGGGGAGGTCTGCCTGGTGCTACAGCAGTGCTGGTGGTTCTGTGTTGCTCAGAGAGCAATGTAGGATGGTTCCCTGCAGGGTGAATCCCCCCTAGTGTTTGCTTGGGGATTGGTTCCTGGGGGAACTAGGAGCATTGCTGGCATGATCATGGCCACTGTGCCTCCACCACCATTGTAGTTTCTTGGTGCATCTAAAAGCAGAGGCTAACCTGGGTCTTGCTGCCCATGTGAAGGCTGAGTCTTCTGCCTTGGAAAACTTGGTGTCCCCTGCCTAAAAGCttgtggagctgggctggtgcCTTGTCAGCATGGCTGGAAGTGCTGGCAGTGGCGATGCTGGCCTGAAGCTGGTGTGGTAGCCAGACCAGCTCTACCCACCCAGTTCCTGGAGCACAGTTCTCCCATCACTGCATGGCACTGCCCTTCCGTCCCCCTTGAGCCAACCTCCACCCCCACCCTTGACTGAAGGTGGTTTTTCAGCCCTGTAAGGATGGGTTTGAACGCAGTAAATCCCTTGGCAAAt belongs to Lonchura striata isolate bLonStr1 chromosome 14, bLonStr1.mat, whole genome shotgun sequence and includes:
- the LOC110472677 gene encoding thymosin beta-15A homolog — encoded protein: MCDKPDLSEVEKFDKKKLKKTNTEEKNTLPSKETIEQEKECVKSS